One stretch of Malus domestica chromosome 14, GDT2T_hap1 DNA includes these proteins:
- the LOC139191522 gene encoding uncharacterized protein encodes MKNDQNESLCTYGKRFKMEKANIVGWDNSIVCSAFRKGLSTDHPFFGELIMGENLSLTNYYALVKKHSLWDEEKRSYKLSEQPRKDAEPTQKKASDKSLNNKSKLVDRHMDQSPANGGKAPKTYTKFSVTINQILHDLKDKPWFKSPPPVKDDTSKMDRTKYCIFHRGLGHTTNDCTTWRRYLEQP; translated from the coding sequence ATgaagaatgaccaaaatgagtCACTCTGCACTTACGGTAAAAGATTCAAGATGGAGAAGGCAAATATTGTCGGATGGGATAACAGCATCGTATGCTCAGCTTTCCGAAAGGGGCTCTCAACAGATCACCCGTTTTTCGGAGAATTGATTATGGGCGAAAACCTGTCCTTAACAAACTATtatgctttggtaaaaaagcaTTCCCTCTGGGATGAAGAAAAACGCTCCTATAAGCTGTCTGAGCAGCCGCGTAAAGACGCGGAACCGACTCAGAAGAAGGCAAGCGATAAATCGCTCAATAACAAAAGTAAGCTAGTAGACAGACACATGGACCAATCCCCAGCGAATGGAGGCAAAGCGCCCAAGACATACACCAAGTTCTCAGTCACAATCAACCAGATCCTCCATGACCTTAAGGACAAGCCATGGTTTAAGTCACCGCCACCCGTAAAAGACGACACCTCTAAGATGGACAGGACCAAATATTGCATATTCCACAGAGGTCTTGGGCATACAACCAACGACTGCACTACATGGAGGAGGTACCTTGAGCAGCCGTGA
- the LOC103454007 gene encoding uncharacterized protein: MPQVDLETLVSACAGGSMDRKIACETQADAFTAGHDRPEEDADEPQVAPDFPPESFWLSKDAEYDWFDRNAFYERKDSTKGNSNASHSNSNSQRFSKNLKSKAAIIGLPKPQKHNYADQKNRRHSKAGNTRLFPKRTGSVGKSDAPMIEPSSPKVSCMGRVRSKRDRKRRFRNRHGSSAETSMEKSVKPVAERRKLGFFASFRAIFRHGGHREKSAKSPFAEDSPPRNSSVMSTSRARDRAAADDFDALSIDSTPRYSVESEPPGLGGMKRFVSGRRSGAWAGEVGVDVA, translated from the coding sequence ATGCCACAAGTCGATTTGGAAACCCTAGTTTCGGCGTGTGCGGGAGGCTCAATGGATCGGAAAATCGCCTGCGAGACGCAGGCTGACGCCTTCACTGCCGGACACGACCGGCCGGAAGAAGATGCCGATGAACCTCAAGTTGCGCCGGATTTCCCGCCGGAATCCTTCTGGCTCTCGAAAGACGCAGAGTACGACTGGTTCGACCGCAACGCCTTCTACGAGCGCAAAGACTCCACCAAAGGAAACTCCAACGCGTCGCACTCGAATTCGAACTCACAGAGGTTTTCGAAGAACTTGAAGTCGAAGGCGGCGATCATCGGGCTTCCGAAGCCGCAGAAGCACAACTACGCCGACCAGAAGAACCGGCGGCACTCCAAGGCCGGAAACACGAGACTGTTCCCGAAACGGACTGGATCCGTCGGGAAATCGGACGCTCCGATGATCGAGCCATCGTCTCCTAAGGTCTCGTGTATGGGGAGGGTGAGATCGAAGAGGGATAGAAAGCGTCGGTTCAGGAATCGGCACGGATCGTCGGCCGAGACGTCCATGGAGAAGTCCGTTAAACCGGTGGCGGAGAGACGAAAACTCGGTTTCTTTGCGAGTTTTCGGGCGATTTTTAGGCACGGAGGACACCGGGAGAAATCGGCGAAATCGCCGTTCGCGGAAGACTCGCCGCCGAGAAACAGCAGCGTGATGTCGACGTCGAGAGCTAGGGACAGGGCGGCGGCGGACGATTTCGACGCGCTGTCTATCGACTCGACGCCGAGATACAGCGTGGAGAGCGAACCGCCTGGTTTGGGCGGCATGAAGAGGTTCGTTTCGGGTCGGAGGTCCGGGGCGTGGGCGGGCGAAGTCGGTGTCGACGTTGCGTAA
- the LOC103454008 gene encoding uncharacterized protein At3g28850, with the protein MGCASSKLFKKGDNNGGGEYVINHVVSLTSSTYGVLNLENGQQPTKDGVAESKRAAMKSSPPREDPEVINAWELMEGLEEGIPISNPTKKSPKSSALLRGFADFGSRTPFKLLSQIGSPMKSKRFGGKENNKERGVNVNVLRYSPKQVLKPNNGGENSCKKMLNWSPGVKGSPVAAKRQSFDSDLSRRRSLSPLFDPELVASYEKEMSEEEEQIKRMVPLSPKPRKLRISSKDSESMLQLFEKKCPPGGENAVVVYTTTLRGIRKTFEDCNNLRSIVESHLVHVLERDISMDSGFKEEIRRLMGTKEVKVPLVFVKGRLIGGADEVVKLEEEGKLGILFDGIPRAVIGCQGCAGMRFVMCMVCNGSCKVLDEVKKKMVKCGECNENGLIHCPLCCC; encoded by the coding sequence ATGGGCTGCGCTTCATCGAAACTGTTCAAGAAAGGGGATAACAATGGCGGCGGCGAATACGTCATCAATCACGTCGTCTCTCTCACTTCCAGCACTTACGGCGTTCTGAACCTCGAAAACGGCCAACAACCCACCAAAGACGGCGTTGCGGAGAGCAAGAGGGCCGCGATGAAATCTTCGCCGCCCCGGGAAGATCCGGAGGTTATCAACGCCTGGGAACTCATGGAGGGGCTCGAAGAAGGAATACCCATCTCGAATCCGACGAAGAAGAGCCCGAAATCGAGTGCGCTACTTCGAGGGTTTGCAGATTTCGGTTCGAGGACTCCGTTCAAGTTGTTGAGTCAGATCGGGTCGCCGATGAAATCGAAGCGATTTGGAGGGAAGGAGAATAATAAAGAGAGAGGGGTGAATGTTAATGTGTTGCGTTATAGCCCGAAACAGGTTCTGAAACCGAACAATGGCGGCGAAAATTCGTGTAAGAAGATGTTGAATTGGAGCCCTGGAGTAAAAGGGTCGCCCGTTGCGGCAAAAAGGCAGAGCTTTGACAGTGATTTGTCTCGACGGAGGAGTTTAAGTCCCCTGTTTGATCCCGAACTCGTTGCATCTTACGAGAAGGAAATGTCTGAGGAGGAAGAGCAGATCAAGAGGATGGTTCCGCTGTCACCAAAGCCCCGTAAATTGAGAATTTCTTCCAAGGATTCGGAGTCTATGCTGCAATTATTCGAGAAAAAATGCCCACCGGGCGGCGAGAATGCAGTTGTTGTGTACACAACTACACTGAGAGGAATTAGGAAGACTTTTGAGGATTGCAACAATTTGAGGTCCATTGTGGAGTCACACCTCGTTCATGTTCTCGAGCGTGATATATCGATGGATTCTGGTTTTAAGGAGGAGATAAGGAGGCTAATGGGGACCAAGGAGGTTAAAGTTCCACTTGTATTTGTGAAGGGGAGGCTGATTGGCGGCGCCGACGAGGTGGTGAAGTTGGAGGAGGAAGGGAAGCTTGGGATTCTGTTTGATGGGATTCCGAGGGCGGTCATCGGATGCCAAGGCTGTGCCGGAATGAGATTTGTGATGTGCATGGTTTGCAATGGAAGCTGCAAAGTTTTGGATGAGGTGAAAAAGAAGATGGTGAAATGCGGCGAGTGCAATGAGAACGGTTTGATTCACTGTCCACTTTGTTGCTGCTAA
- the LOC103454009 gene encoding F-box/kelch-repeat protein At1g57790-like, which translates to MAGRKRKLKSLAETITNSNRKASKMKKDKLELQTWSDLPAELLELIVSTLTLRDNIRVSVVCKRWHSAAISVRVVNQSPLLMYFPRFGDLYEFYDPSQRKIYSLELPELTGSRICYTKDGWLLLYRPRSHRVFFFNPFNRKIIKVPRFELTYQIVAFSCAPTSASCILFTVKHISPTVVAISTCRPGEREWTTVNFQNRLPFVSSIWNKLVFCNGLFYCLSLTGWLGVFNPEERTWSVLAVPPPKCPENFFAKNWWKGKFMAEHEGNILVIYTCSSENPIIFKLDQTNMVWEEMMTLDGLTLFASFLSSHSRIDLPGIMRNSVYFSKVRFYGRCCISYSLDSCRYHPRKECHDWGEQDPFKKIWIEAPQDFSTLNW; encoded by the exons ATGGCCGGAAGAAAGAGGAAGCTGAAATC GTTAGCTGAAACAATCACAAATAGTAACAGAAAAGCAAGCAAGATGAAAAAGGATAAACTGGAGCTGCAGACTTGGTCTGACCTTCCTGCCGAACTTTTGGAACTCATTGTGTCTACTTTAACTCTGCGGGATAACATTCGCGTATCTGTTGTATGCAAGAGATGGCACTCAGCTGCCATTTCTGTGCGGGTGGTCAACCAATCACCACTGCTTATGTACTTTCCCAGATTTGGTGACCTATATGAATTCTATGATCCATCGCAGCGCAAAATCTACTCCTTGGAGTTACCTGAGCTGACTGGGTCTAGGATTTGCTACACTAAAGACGGTTGGCTACTGTTATACAGACCCAGATCTCACCGCGTGTTCTTCTTTAATCCCTTCAATCGCAAGATAATAAAGGTACCAAGATTTGAGTTGACTTATCAGATAGTTGCATTCTCTTGTGCCCCAACTTCTGCCAGCTGCATACTCTTTACGGTGAAACACATCAGCCCCACAGTTGTTGCTATTAGCACTTGTCGTCCTGGGGAAAGAGAGTGGACTACTGTTAATTTCCAAAACCGGTTGCCCTTTGTGAGTAGCATTTGGAACAAGCTTGTTTTCTGCAACGGACTCTTTTATTGTCTGAGCCTCACCGGTTGGCTAGGGGTATTCAACCCCGAAGAACGCACTTGGAGTGTTCTTGCCGTTCCTCCACCCAAGTGCCCGGAGAACTTTTTTGCCAAAAATTGGTGGAAAGGTAAGTTTATGGCTGAGCATGAGGGAAACATATTAGTTATATATACATGTTCAAGTGAAAACCCGATTATATTTAAGCTGGATCAGACGAACATGGTTTGGGAAGAAATGATGACCCTCGATGGTCTGACACTGTTTGCGAGTTTCTTGTCATCTCATTCAAGAATTGACCTGCCTGGAATCATGAGAAACAGCGTCTACTTCTCGAAAGTTCGTTTCTACGGAAGGTGTTGCATATCCTACTCTCTCGACTCTTGTAGATACCATCCTCGCAAGGAGTGTCATGACTGGGGAGAGCAAGATCCTTTTAAGAAGATTTGGATTGAAGCACCTCAAGACTTCTCAACCTTAAATTGGTGA